From Mycolicibacterium cosmeticum, a single genomic window includes:
- the nrdH gene encoding glutaredoxin-like protein NrdH — MTQPLITVYTKPACVQCNATYKALDKAGIAYDVVDISVDMEARDYVMALGYLQAPVVVAGNEHWSGFRPDRIKALAAAAVSA; from the coding sequence ATGACTCAGCCGTTGATCACCGTGTACACGAAGCCCGCGTGCGTGCAGTGCAACGCCACCTACAAGGCCCTGGACAAGGCCGGCATCGCGTACGACGTCGTCGACATCAGCGTCGACATGGAGGCCCGCGACTACGTGATGGCCCTCGGCTACCTGCAGGCGCCGGTCGTGGTGGCCGGCAACGAGCACTGGTCGGGTTTCCGGCCGGACCGCATCAAGGCGCTCGCGGCGGCGGCGGTCAGCGCTTAG
- the nrdI gene encoding class Ib ribonucleoside-diphosphate reductase assembly flavoprotein NrdI, producing MTNLVYFSSVSENTHRFVQKLGIPATRIPLHGRIEVDEPYVLVLPTYGGGKATPDINNGGYVPKQVIAFLNNEHNRSLIRGVIAAGNNNFGAEFAYAGNVVSRKCGVPYLYRFELMGTPDDVEAVRAGLQDFWKEQTCHQPSQLQSL from the coding sequence ATGACCAACCTGGTGTACTTCTCCAGCGTCTCCGAGAACACCCACCGCTTCGTCCAGAAGCTGGGTATCCCGGCGACGCGGATCCCGCTGCACGGCCGAATCGAGGTCGACGAGCCATACGTGCTCGTCCTGCCGACCTATGGCGGCGGTAAGGCCACACCCGATATCAACAACGGGGGATACGTCCCCAAGCAGGTCATCGCCTTTCTCAACAACGAGCACAACCGGTCGTTGATCCGCGGCGTCATCGCCGCGGGCAACAACAACTTCGGCGCCGAGTTCGCCTACGCGGGCAACGTGGTGTCCCGCAAGTGCGGCGTGCCGTACCTGTATCGCTTCGAACTCATGGGCACCCCCGACGACGTGGAAGCCGTCCGCGCGGGATTACAAGACTTTTGGAAGGAACAGACGTGCCACCAACCGTCACAGCTGCAGAGCCTGTAG
- the nrdE gene encoding class 1b ribonucleoside-diphosphate reductase subunit alpha, whose amino-acid sequence MPPTVTAAEPVVTGTHALPGETDYHALNAMLNLYDKDGKIQFDKDVQAAREYFLQHVNQNTVFFHSQDEKLDYLIEKEYYEREVLDQYSRNFIKSLLDRAYAKKFRFPTFLGAFKYYTSYTLKTFDGKRYLERFEDRVVMVALTLAAGDTDLAEKLVDEIIDGRFQPATPTFLNSGKKQRGEPVSCFLLRIEDNMESIGRSINSALQLSKRGGGVALLLTNIREHGAPIKNIENQSSGVIPIMKLLEDSFSYANQLGARQGAGAVYLHAHHPDIYRFLDTKRENADEKIRIKTLSLGVVIPDITFELAKKNEDMYLFSPYDVERVYGVPFADISVTEKYYEMVDDARIRKTKIKAREFFQTLAELQFESGYPYIMYEDTVNRANPIAGKITHSNLCSEILQVSTPSEFNEDLSYAKVGKDISCNLGSMNIAKAMDSPDFAQTIEVAIRALTAVSDQTHIWSVPSIEQGNNSSHAIGLGQMNLHGYLARERIHYGSEEGVDFTNIYFYTVLYHALRASNRIAIERNTRFGGFEQSKYASGEFFDKYTEQVWEPKTERVRQLFADADIHIPTQDDWRRLKESVQAHGIYNQNLQAVPPTGSISYINHSTSSIHPVASKIEIRKEGKIGRVYYPAPYLTNDNLDYYQDAYEIGYEKIIDTYAAATQHVDQGLSLTLFFKDTANTRDVNKAQIYAWRKGIKTLYYIRLRQMALEGTEVEGCVSCML is encoded by the coding sequence GTGCCACCAACCGTCACAGCTGCAGAGCCTGTAGTCACCGGCACTCATGCGCTCCCCGGGGAGACGGATTACCACGCGCTCAACGCGATGCTCAATCTGTACGACAAAGACGGCAAGATCCAGTTCGACAAGGACGTCCAGGCCGCGCGGGAGTACTTCCTGCAGCACGTCAACCAGAACACGGTGTTCTTCCACAGTCAGGACGAGAAGCTCGACTACCTGATCGAGAAGGAGTACTACGAGCGCGAGGTGCTCGACCAGTACTCGCGGAACTTCATCAAGTCGCTGCTGGACCGTGCCTACGCCAAGAAGTTCCGGTTCCCGACCTTCCTCGGCGCGTTCAAGTACTACACCTCCTACACGCTGAAGACGTTCGACGGAAAGCGTTACCTGGAGCGGTTCGAGGACCGCGTGGTGATGGTGGCGCTGACCCTGGCGGCCGGTGACACCGACCTGGCCGAGAAGCTGGTCGACGAGATCATCGACGGCCGGTTCCAGCCGGCCACCCCGACGTTCCTGAACTCGGGCAAGAAGCAGCGCGGCGAGCCGGTGTCGTGCTTCCTGCTGCGCATCGAGGACAACATGGAGTCCATCGGGCGCTCCATCAACTCCGCACTGCAGCTGTCCAAGCGCGGCGGCGGAGTCGCCTTGCTGCTCACCAACATCCGGGAGCACGGCGCGCCGATCAAGAACATCGAAAACCAGTCCTCGGGCGTCATCCCGATCATGAAACTGCTGGAGGACTCGTTCTCCTACGCCAACCAGCTCGGTGCCCGCCAGGGTGCCGGCGCGGTGTACCTGCACGCCCACCACCCGGACATCTACCGGTTCCTGGACACCAAGCGGGAGAACGCCGACGAGAAGATCCGGATCAAGACGCTGTCGCTGGGCGTGGTGATTCCGGACATCACCTTCGAACTGGCGAAGAAGAACGAGGACATGTACCTGTTCTCGCCCTACGACGTCGAGCGCGTCTACGGCGTGCCGTTCGCCGACATCTCGGTCACCGAAAAGTACTACGAGATGGTCGACGACGCCCGGATCCGCAAGACCAAGATCAAGGCGCGCGAGTTCTTCCAGACGCTGGCCGAGCTCCAGTTCGAGTCGGGCTACCCGTACATCATGTACGAGGACACGGTGAACCGCGCCAACCCGATCGCCGGCAAGATCACCCACTCCAACCTGTGCTCGGAGATCCTGCAGGTCTCCACGCCGTCGGAGTTCAACGAAGATCTCTCGTATGCCAAGGTGGGCAAGGACATCTCGTGCAACCTCGGCTCGATGAACATCGCCAAGGCGATGGACTCGCCGGACTTCGCCCAGACCATCGAGGTGGCCATCCGGGCGCTGACCGCGGTGAGCGATCAGACCCACATCTGGTCGGTGCCGTCCATCGAGCAGGGCAACAACAGCTCACACGCCATCGGCCTGGGGCAGATGAACCTGCACGGCTACCTGGCCCGCGAGCGGATCCACTACGGCTCCGAAGAGGGCGTCGACTTCACCAACATCTACTTCTACACGGTGCTGTATCACGCGCTGCGGGCCAGCAATCGCATTGCGATCGAACGGAATACCCGTTTCGGTGGCTTCGAGCAGTCCAAGTACGCCTCGGGCGAATTCTTCGACAAGTACACCGAGCAGGTGTGGGAGCCCAAGACCGAGCGGGTGCGGCAGCTGTTCGCCGACGCCGACATCCACATCCCGACGCAGGACGACTGGCGCCGGCTCAAGGAGTCGGTGCAGGCGCACGGCATCTACAACCAGAACCTGCAGGCCGTCCCGCCCACGGGGTCGATCAGCTACATCAACCACTCGACCAGCTCGATCCACCCGGTCGCGTCGAAGATCGAGATCCGCAAGGAAGGCAAGATCGGTCGCGTCTACTACCCGGCGCCGTACCTGACCAACGACAACCTGGACTACTACCAGGACGCGTACGAGATCGGGTACGAGAAGATCATCGACACCTACGCCGCGGCCACCCAGCATGTGGATCAAGGGCTTTCGCTGACGCTGTTCTTCAAGGACACCGCCAATACGCGCGATGTCAACAAGGCGCAGATCTACGCCTGGCGCAAGGGCATCAAGACGCTGTACTACATCCGGCTGCGTCAGATGGCTCTGGAGGGCACCGAGGTGGAGGGTTGCGTCAGCTGCATGTTGTGA
- a CDS encoding DUF5997 family protein, whose product MSRPNAQSMKPATAAKKLDVYLPATPAEFQQNAITRVELAALQEDPPQWLKDLRKDGPHPKNLVAAKLGVSIAGLARGGVTDALTTEQIDALLAEMPDWLVAERESYQNVLSEQRRLKAARAEQARESSRRD is encoded by the coding sequence ATGAGCAGGCCCAACGCGCAGTCGATGAAACCGGCCACCGCGGCCAAGAAACTGGACGTGTACTTGCCCGCGACGCCGGCGGAGTTCCAGCAGAACGCGATCACCCGCGTCGAACTGGCCGCGCTGCAGGAGGATCCGCCGCAGTGGCTCAAGGACTTGCGCAAGGACGGGCCGCACCCGAAGAACCTCGTCGCCGCCAAGCTGGGTGTCTCGATCGCCGGCCTGGCGCGCGGCGGCGTCACCGACGCGCTGACCACCGAGCAGATCGATGCGCTGCTTGCGGAGATGCCGGACTGGCTGGTCGCCGAGCGGGAGAGCTATCAGAACGTGCTCAGCGAGCAGCGACGGTTGAAGGCGGCCCGGGCCGAACAGGCTCGGGAGAGCAGCCGTCGAGACTGA
- a CDS encoding LysR family transcriptional regulator substrate-binding protein, which produces MAAPSPSSLTLGYVPGATPAKWARNWAQRHPETPLNLHVVTAAEAADAVRAGAVDVAVLRLPADTSGLAVIPLYEETTVAVVPTDHLLSAADEITAADLDGEPVLVPLDDVVSWAAAPGAPVEYRPETTEAAIELVAAGMGVLIVPQSLARLYHRKDLTYRPITGAPACPVVLTVPEGPQAPLVEEFVGIVRGRKPGSSRGQTEPTPKRTAREKTLAKQAARAAAGKLARKPAKRGRR; this is translated from the coding sequence GTGGCCGCGCCCTCACCGTCCTCGCTCACCCTCGGGTACGTCCCCGGGGCGACGCCGGCGAAGTGGGCCAGGAACTGGGCGCAGCGCCACCCCGAGACGCCGCTGAACTTGCACGTGGTCACGGCGGCGGAGGCGGCCGACGCGGTGCGGGCCGGGGCCGTCGACGTGGCGGTGCTCCGGTTGCCTGCCGACACGTCGGGGCTGGCGGTCATCCCGCTGTACGAGGAGACGACGGTGGCGGTGGTGCCGACCGATCACCTGCTCAGTGCCGCCGACGAGATCACCGCCGCCGACCTGGACGGCGAGCCGGTGCTGGTGCCGCTCGACGACGTCGTGTCCTGGGCCGCCGCTCCCGGCGCCCCGGTCGAATACCGGCCTGAAACCACCGAGGCCGCAATCGAACTCGTCGCCGCGGGGATGGGCGTGCTCATCGTCCCGCAGTCGCTGGCGCGGCTGTACCACCGCAAGGACCTCACCTACCGGCCGATCACCGGCGCGCCCGCCTGCCCGGTGGTGCTGACCGTGCCGGAAGGGCCGCAGGCGCCTCTGGTCGAGGAATTCGTCGGCATCGTGCGGGGCCGCAAGCCCGGGTCCTCGCGCGGGCAAACCGAGCCGACGCCGAAACGCACGGCCCGGGAAAAGACGCTGGCCAAGCAGGCGGCGCGGGCCGCGGCCGGCAAGCTCGCCCGTAAGCCGGCCAAGCGCGGCCGACGCTGA
- a CDS encoding L-lactate MFS transporter, whose amino-acid sequence MTSPSTATFFSRERIVASPGWSRWLVPPAALSIHLSVGAAYSWSVFKKPLEGALGISGTLSALPFTIGIVMLGLSAAVFGTWVDRNGPRMAMFAAMCCFCGGWLVGAAGLATRQYWLVLLGYGVLGGIGWGIGYISPVSTLMKWFPDKPGMATGLAIMGFGGGALIASPWSTAMLKAFGPDPAGIAKTFVVHGLVYAVFMSLGWLLVRVPRSDWRPSGWTPPPLQQGSIVTGGQVSAANAVKTPQFWLLWVVLCFNVTAGIGILEKASPIYQDYFPTAGAAAGALAAAAAGYVAMLSLGNMLGRIGWSSLSDVIGRKNAYRLYLGVGALLYLTITLMQNSNKLVFLVATILILSFYGAGFATVPAYLRDLFGTYQVGAIHGRLLTAWSAAGILGPIIVNSVADSQAAAGKDGPALYTVSFSIMIGLLVLALVCNELIHPVSSKWHESQADSARVIDKEVVR is encoded by the coding sequence ATGACTTCACCGTCCACCGCGACGTTCTTCAGCCGTGAGCGCATCGTCGCCTCGCCCGGATGGAGCCGCTGGCTGGTACCGCCGGCGGCGCTGTCGATCCACCTGTCCGTCGGCGCCGCCTACTCGTGGAGCGTGTTCAAGAAGCCGTTGGAGGGGGCGCTGGGCATCTCCGGCACCCTGTCCGCCCTGCCGTTCACCATCGGCATCGTCATGCTCGGGCTCTCGGCTGCCGTCTTCGGCACCTGGGTGGACCGCAACGGTCCACGCATGGCGATGTTCGCCGCGATGTGCTGCTTCTGCGGCGGATGGCTGGTCGGCGCCGCCGGCCTGGCCACCCGCCAGTACTGGCTGGTGCTGCTGGGCTACGGCGTGCTCGGCGGGATCGGCTGGGGCATCGGCTACATCTCCCCGGTATCGACGCTGATGAAATGGTTCCCGGATAAGCCGGGGATGGCGACCGGACTGGCGATCATGGGCTTTGGCGGCGGCGCCCTGATCGCCTCACCGTGGTCGACGGCCATGCTCAAGGCCTTCGGCCCCGACCCCGCAGGCATCGCGAAAACCTTTGTGGTGCACGGTTTGGTGTACGCGGTGTTCATGTCGCTGGGGTGGCTGCTGGTGCGGGTGCCCCGCTCGGACTGGCGACCGTCGGGCTGGACACCACCGCCGCTGCAGCAGGGATCGATCGTCACCGGCGGCCAGGTGTCGGCGGCCAACGCCGTCAAGACGCCGCAGTTCTGGTTGCTGTGGGTGGTGCTGTGCTTCAACGTGACCGCCGGCATCGGCATCCTGGAGAAGGCCTCGCCGATCTATCAGGACTACTTCCCGACAGCGGGCGCGGCGGCGGGTGCCCTGGCAGCCGCGGCCGCGGGATACGTGGCGATGCTGTCGCTCGGCAACATGCTGGGCCGGATCGGCTGGTCCAGCCTCTCGGATGTGATCGGCCGCAAGAACGCCTACCGGCTCTACCTCGGTGTGGGCGCCCTGCTGTACCTGACCATCACCCTGATGCAGAACTCCAACAAGCTGGTGTTCCTGGTGGCGACGATCCTCATCCTGAGCTTCTACGGTGCCGGCTTCGCCACCGTCCCCGCCTACCTGCGCGACCTGTTCGGCACCTACCAGGTGGGAGCCATCCACGGCCGCCTGCTCACCGCGTGGTCGGCCGCCGGGATCCTCGGGCCCATCATCGTCAACTCGGTGGCCGACAGCCAGGCCGCGGCGGGCAAGGACGGCCCCGCGCTGTACACGGTGTCGTTCAGCATCATGATCGGGCTGCTGGTGCTCGCGCTGGTGTGCAATGAGCTCATCCACCCGGTGTCGTCGAAATGGCATGAAAGCCAAGCCGATTCGGCCCGCGTCATTGACAAGGAGGTCGTTCGATGA
- a CDS encoding MFS transporter small subunit, producing MSESPAELHEYTPTVPRVYIALAWLWVAVPFGYGAYQLVLKVGQLFG from the coding sequence ATGAGCGAGTCGCCTGCCGAACTGCACGAATACACACCGACGGTGCCCAGGGTGTACATCGCGCTGGCCTGGCTGTGGGTGGCGGTGCCGTTCGGCTACGGCGCCTACCAGCTGGTGCTCAAGGTCGGTCAACTGTTCGGGTAG
- a CDS encoding phytanoyl-CoA dioxygenase family protein, which yields MTALNHVPATTSAADLADHLRRDGYVIVDELVPNSLMDTITDELTPYLDATPMGYNAMIGRKTRRTGALIARSPACRTLVQNPTVLGVCKDFLGHASAFQLMLTQVISIEPGESDQALHRDQNAFDFYPFPDDYHVQCNTLWAMTDYTAEMGATRVVPGSQVGDKKPTDYADDECLQAEMSRGSVLLYSGKIVHSGAANRSDQVRRAINVNYCVGWVRQEENQFLSVPPEVARTLDDDLLKLIGYQEGAWAMGYFRDFEDPLRAIRGDAVGYGFDAAKLNGSAGAAYADQLTHSE from the coding sequence ATGACCGCGCTGAACCACGTTCCGGCTACCACCTCCGCGGCTGACCTCGCCGACCATCTCCGCCGCGACGGTTATGTGATCGTCGACGAGTTGGTGCCGAACTCGTTGATGGACACCATCACCGATGAGCTGACGCCGTACCTGGACGCGACGCCGATGGGTTACAACGCGATGATCGGCCGCAAGACGCGGCGCACCGGTGCGCTCATAGCCCGGTCGCCGGCGTGCCGCACGCTGGTTCAGAACCCCACCGTCCTCGGGGTCTGCAAGGACTTCCTCGGTCACGCCAGCGCTTTCCAGTTGATGCTGACCCAGGTCATCTCGATCGAGCCCGGCGAATCGGATCAGGCGTTGCATCGCGACCAGAATGCCTTCGACTTCTACCCGTTCCCGGACGACTACCACGTGCAGTGCAACACCCTGTGGGCGATGACCGATTACACCGCCGAGATGGGCGCCACCCGGGTGGTGCCGGGAAGCCAGGTCGGGGACAAGAAGCCCACTGACTATGCCGACGACGAGTGCCTGCAGGCCGAGATGTCGCGCGGTTCGGTGCTGTTGTACTCCGGCAAGATCGTGCACAGCGGCGCCGCCAACCGCAGCGACCAGGTTCGGCGTGCCATCAACGTCAACTACTGCGTCGGCTGGGTCCGCCAGGAGGAGAACCAATTCCTCTCCGTACCACCCGAAGTCGCGCGCACCCTCGACGACGACCTGCTCAAGCTCATCGGCTACCAGGAGGGTGCGTGGGCGATGGGGTACTTCCGCGACTTCGAGGATCCGCTGCGCGCGATCCGTGGCGATGCGGTCGGATACGGCTTCGACGCGGCCAAACTCAACGGCAGCGCCGGTGCCGCGTACGCAGACCAACTGACCCACAGCGAGTGA